From Demequina capsici:
GTCTCAGGTCGAGCATCGCCGCCACCGCAGCGTCGACGACGCCGCGGTACAGGCCCTCACGGCCGGCGTGCACGGCCGCGACAGCACCGGTCACCTCGTCATGGAGCAGCACCGGCACGCAGTCCGCGGCGATCGCGCCCAGGGCGATACCCGGGGTCGTCGTGAGCAGGACGTCTGCGATCGGCGGGTCCTCGGTGGGCTCATCGATCCTGGCCACGGCGATGCCGTGCTCTGCACGCAGGAAGGTCACCAGCGCTCCCGCTGCGTCCGCGACGACCAGGCGGTTGCGCGCCACATCGTCAGGATCGTCGCCCACGTGGGTCGCGATGTTGAGCGACGAGTACGGGCCGGACGAGCAGCCGCCTGCGCGGTCGGTGAAGAACGACCTGACACGCAGGCCAGCATCGAGCACGCGCGAGCTACCGCAGGAAGTCGGGGACGTCCAGCTCCTCGACGGCGGCGACCCTGGGCGCCACCTCGATGGCGTCCGTCGTCGGCTCGGCCTCGTCGTCGATCACGGTGGGGAGCACGGGGCGCTCGACGGGCGCCGAGACGGGGTCTGCGGCCACCGCGGCAGGCGCCGGCCGCGCGTTCTCGTACCCGGCGACCGCGGTGTCGTGCTGACGGTACGGCGGCGCGCCGCCGTCGAAGCCTGCGGCGATCACGGTGATACGGAGCTCGTCGCCGAGCGAGTCGTCGAT
This genomic window contains:
- a CDS encoding polyphenol oxidase family protein, translating into MLDAGLRVRSFFTDRAGGCSSGPYSSLNIATHVGDDPDDVARNRLVVADAAGALVTFLRAEHGIAVARIDEPTEDPPIADVLLTTTPGIALGAIAADCVPVLLHDEVTGAVAAVHAGREGLYRGVVDAAVAAMLDLRPRRRGTAGMSAAIGPAICGACYEVPEAMRARVGSRHPVAVSSTRTGTPSLDIPRAIETRLAELGIDPIVRHLRCTLEDERYFSHRRGAPTGRHAGVIVCEGPGRRVGPGGV